A region from the Kineothrix sp. IPX-CK genome encodes:
- a CDS encoding DUF2264 domain-containing protein: MVFCPHTLDYELSPYTGLTRESWIEAGEYLLTGIFRNIKSFDAPVIMPRKETKITYPHMNASLELQETERRAEIFEGLARSFFIAAPLIHNQPDLQVGGYSMREYYKSQVLRACSKWDEIYVGDYETLQEATGYADSFRAFQQTVETCALVICLWVCKGEIWDTYTTQERDIIAAFLRSFAHANTVPQNWRLFNMLDMAFLHMEGYEIDKEIMLDHAQAILNYYAGDGWYRDGHSFDYYSCWAFNVYAPIWNLWYGYEHEPYIARCFEENSNQLMKTYGDFFDEDGHTNMWGRSNIYRNAATSAFDGNFFLKNSKADPGLARRISSGSLMQFLSREDFMYEGVPTLGFYGQFSPLVQGYSCAESPFWLGKAFLCLHLPPEHPFWTAKENNGSWEKLPEKEVKETVLSGPALCFSNHKANGETILRTGKVVKDRGDVHGMWNYSKLTFNTKYPWESTPIFDRGSENINVGEVEAQQYVLKDVATGELQRCNVTFWSGEKEGILYRRQFFDYNLSTESMWIQAVNLADFPVSYGIMRVDKLRLFRRPVMLTLGAYGFPDNGTEIIEKEEGKAKAMILKGRDFTGIERQLAMTIYDGWDKLQYVKSAGTNPDSKKSVIIYAVTERKKQYGGYEPYVMISQVITKEDHEDFTDIELFPIASVEYEDRESAGAYGTIRIRMKDGRNKAVNFEGMEAQLLL, encoded by the coding sequence ATGGTATTTTGTCCGCATACATTGGATTATGAGTTGAGTCCCTATACGGGTCTGACCAGAGAAAGCTGGATCGAAGCAGGAGAGTATCTTCTGACTGGGATATTCAGGAACATAAAATCCTTCGATGCTCCGGTTATCATGCCGAGAAAAGAAACGAAGATTACCTACCCCCATATGAATGCGTCTTTGGAACTTCAGGAAACAGAACGAAGAGCAGAAATCTTTGAAGGTTTGGCAAGAAGCTTTTTCATAGCGGCGCCGCTTATTCATAATCAGCCGGATTTACAAGTCGGCGGATACAGTATGAGAGAGTACTATAAGAGTCAGGTGCTTCGCGCCTGCTCCAAATGGGATGAAATTTACGTCGGTGACTATGAGACGCTGCAGGAGGCTACCGGCTATGCGGATTCTTTCCGTGCATTCCAGCAGACGGTAGAGACGTGTGCATTGGTAATCTGTCTGTGGGTATGCAAGGGAGAAATATGGGACACCTATACAACGCAGGAGCGAGACATCATAGCTGCATTTTTGCGAAGCTTTGCTCATGCCAATACCGTCCCCCAGAATTGGCGGTTGTTTAATATGCTTGATATGGCTTTTCTTCATATGGAGGGCTATGAAATAGATAAAGAAATTATGCTGGATCATGCACAGGCCATATTGAATTATTATGCCGGGGATGGATGGTATAGGGATGGGCACTCTTTTGATTATTATTCCTGCTGGGCTTTTAACGTATATGCGCCTATATGGAATTTGTGGTATGGATATGAGCATGAACCGTATATCGCCAGATGTTTTGAAGAGAATTCTAATCAATTGATGAAGACTTATGGAGATTTCTTCGATGAAGATGGACATACAAATATGTGGGGAAGGAGCAATATATATAGAAATGCTGCTACCAGCGCTTTTGACGGCAATTTTTTTCTGAAAAATTCAAAGGCAGACCCGGGGCTTGCAAGGAGGATTTCTTCCGGTTCATTGATGCAGTTTCTCTCCAGAGAAGACTTTATGTATGAAGGAGTTCCTACGCTGGGATTCTATGGACAGTTCTCGCCTCTTGTACAGGGATATTCGTGTGCAGAGTCTCCTTTTTGGCTGGGAAAGGCATTTCTATGCCTGCATCTGCCTCCCGAGCATCCGTTTTGGACGGCGAAGGAGAACAACGGAAGCTGGGAGAAGCTTCCGGAAAAAGAAGTAAAGGAGACAGTGCTGTCCGGCCCGGCTCTTTGCTTTTCCAATCATAAGGCAAACGGGGAGACCATACTGCGTACGGGCAAGGTGGTAAAAGATAGAGGAGACGTCCATGGTATGTGGAATTATTCCAAGCTGACTTTCAACACGAAATACCCATGGGAATCCACCCCGATATTTGATAGGGGCTCTGAAAATATAAATGTTGGTGAGGTAGAGGCGCAGCAGTATGTATTGAAAGATGTTGCAACGGGGGAATTGCAGAGGTGCAATGTTACTTTTTGGAGTGGGGAAAAAGAAGGTATTCTTTATCGCAGGCAGTTCTTTGATTATAATCTGTCAACGGAATCTATGTGGATACAGGCGGTGAATCTGGCGGATTTTCCTGTGTCTTATGGGATCATGAGGGTGGATAAGCTGCGTCTGTTCAGGCGTCCGGTAATGCTGACGCTGGGAGCATACGGATTCCCGGATAATGGTACGGAGATTATAGAGAAGGAAGAAGGAAAAGCAAAGGCAATGATTTTGAAGGGAAGAGACTTCACCGGAATAGAAAGGCAGCTTGCCATGACCATTTATGACGGCTGGGACAAGCTGCAATATGTGAAGAGCGCCGGTACTAATCCTGATTCTAAGAAGTCTGTAATAATTTATGCAGTTACCGAACGAAAGAAACAGTACGGCGGATATGAACCATATGTGATGATTTCCCAGGTGATCACCAAAGAAGATCACGAGGACTTTACGGATATAGAACTGTTCCCTATTGCGTCGGTGGAATATGAGGACAGAGAGTCGGCCGGAGCTTATGGAACGATCCGCATACGGATGAAAGATGGAAGAAATAAAGCGGTGAATTTCGAAGGGATGGAAGCGCAGCTGCTTTTGTAG
- a CDS encoding glycoside hydrolase family 88 protein, with protein sequence MNEKLWAEEVSDRIKQKMSVVAERNRHKIPYTTEKGIYDDWTAKNICWWTNGFWGGMMWQLYCATGADIYKDAAEENEKKLDINLMTAEGMDHDNGFKWLTTAVADYRITGSGEARNRGLLAADNLAGRFNPSGRFIRAWNDGGDGSKAGWAIIDCMMNLPILYWAYEELGDPRYLHIARSHADMTMEHFVRQDGSVKHIVEFDPLTGEYKKSYAGQGYKEGSSWTRGQAWGIYGFTLSYLHTKDKKYVECARKIADYFVSNIPESRLVPVDFRQPADCMLEDSSAAAIAACGMLELARAVGEADGARYHEAAVDMLRALTEKRCNWTQECDNIVEKCTAAFHDENHEFSIIYGDYFLIEAIWKLTGEELFIW encoded by the coding sequence ATGAATGAGAAGCTTTGGGCAGAGGAAGTGTCCGATAGGATAAAGCAGAAAATGTCGGTTGTGGCGGAAAGAAATCGCCATAAGATACCATATACTACGGAAAAGGGTATCTATGATGATTGGACGGCAAAAAATATCTGCTGGTGGACGAATGGATTCTGGGGAGGAATGATGTGGCAGCTTTATTGTGCAACAGGTGCGGATATATATAAAGATGCTGCAGAAGAAAATGAAAAAAAACTGGATATTAATCTGATGACAGCGGAGGGAATGGATCACGACAATGGATTCAAATGGCTGACTACCGCAGTGGCTGATTATCGTATAACAGGAAGCGGAGAAGCAAGAAACAGAGGGTTATTGGCAGCGGATAACCTGGCAGGAAGATTTAATCCGTCAGGAAGATTCATACGGGCATGGAATGATGGAGGAGATGGCAGTAAGGCAGGATGGGCGATTATCGATTGTATGATGAATTTGCCGATATTATATTGGGCGTATGAGGAGCTGGGCGATCCCCGCTATCTTCATATAGCCAGAAGCCATGCGGATATGACGATGGAGCATTTTGTAAGGCAGGATGGTTCGGTGAAGCATATCGTAGAGTTCGATCCTTTGACAGGAGAATATAAAAAAAGCTATGCAGGGCAAGGATATAAAGAAGGCTCTTCATGGACCAGAGGACAGGCATGGGGAATCTATGGATTTACGTTGAGCTATCTCCATACAAAAGATAAAAAATATGTGGAGTGTGCAAGAAAGATCGCGGACTATTTTGTTTCCAATATTCCGGAATCCCGGTTGGTCCCTGTGGATTTCAGACAGCCGGCAGACTGTATGCTGGAGGATTCTTCTGCGGCAGCTATAGCGGCTTGTGGTATGCTGGAACTCGCCAGGGCCGTGGGCGAAGCAGACGGAGCGCGTTATCATGAAGCAGCAGTGGATATGCTGAGAGCTCTGACGGAAAAAAGATGTAATTGGACGCAGGAGTGTGATAATATTGTAGAGAAATGTACAGCAGCTTTTCATGATGAGAATCATGAATTCTCTATTATTTACGGAGATTACTTCTTAATAGAAGCTATTTGGAAGCTGACAGGTGAAGAACTGTTTATCTGGTAG
- a CDS encoding Arc family DNA-binding protein yields the protein MEAAILKGEKAIKEKEKAKKQVLLRLSPGLWNELAAWAEDDFRSINGQIEYLLADCVRKRKNKEK from the coding sequence ATGGAAGCCGCCATCCTAAAGGGCGAAAAGGCTATCAAGGAAAAGGAGAAGGCTAAAAAGCAAGTGCTTCTAAGGCTCTCTCCCGGCTTATGGAATGAATTGGCCGCCTGGGCGGAGGATGACTTCCGTTCCATCAACGGACAAATTGAATATCTGCTCGCAGACTGCGTCAGAAAAAGAAAAAACAAAGAAAAATAG